Part of the Acidobacteriota bacterium genome, TCGCCGTAGACCTGTCCGACCAGTACGGCAAAATCCGAGTATAGTAATTTAAGCGGCGCATCGATAAGACCCGTGTTCATCAGCGCGGAGTTGATCACCCCTTCGCTTCTGAGCAACAACATCCAAGCGTAAGTCCGAATCAAGAAGCTGGTCCAAAACGGAATGACCGTCAGCACCAACAACGTGCGCTTCCATCGCTCCGGCGCGCGCAACGCGAGATAGTACGCGACCGGATAACTCACAACGGCGCACAGCAGAGTTGTTGTCGTTGTGATCCAAATCGTCCTCCAGTAAGCGCGCAGGTACAGCGGGTCCAATGCCCGAAGGAAGTTCGAAGGCGTGAACTCGTAGATCGTCTTCCCGTACGCGCCGCGAGTCGCGAGGCTGACAATCAAGACGATCGCCAGCGGCGCCACTATGGCAAGCCCGAGCCACAGAACCGCGGGTGCAAGCAGCAAATTGGCGCGTGTGTTTCTTCTCATTTCGATCACCGGCTCGCAGGGACTAACACTCAGTTTGATGGATCGCAGATCGAGACTTCAGCCGCCAATCCCGTAGGGATGTCCTGTCTGTAGAAGCGCCGTGCGTGAGGGTTCTTGACTCCGTCAGGAGTCACCTCGTCCCGCAGAAACGCGGCTTGCCGGAGGACAGGTAACTCCTAACGGAGTTACAGAACCATGACGCACTGACCTTCTATGGACAGGTGATCCCTACGGGATCGGCAGCCCGACGTTCTCGTTCCGCGATCTATTGACTGAGCGCTAGTGCCGCTTCCACACAGGAACCATCATAGCTCTCTGACCCGCGGCCTCCGATTCAATCATCTCGCCGGCGTCGTATCCGCGTTCCCTAAGCGCACTCGGGATGAGCGGCTCGGTCTCGTGCTCGTACGTGACAACCGCCACCCAGTAATGATCGGCCTCGATCCCGCTCAAGCTGTCAGCGAACGATATCTGGAATCTCGTTTCG contains:
- a CDS encoding ABC transporter permease → MRRNTRANLLLAPAVLWLGLAIVAPLAIVLIVSLATRGAYGKTIYEFTPSNFLRALDPLYLRAYWRTIWITTTTTLLCAVVSYPVAYYLALRAPERWKRTLLVLTVIPFWTSFLIRTYAWMLLLRSEGVINSALMNTGLIDAPLKLLYSDFAVLVGQVYGELPFMILPIYVALDRLDVRLLEAAQDLGANRFWTFFKITLPLSRPGLIAGIVLVFIPSLGAFITPDLLGGAKSVMIGNLIQNQFAQLNQPFGSALSLILTAAVLVLLAIAFKSGLKSSELA